CAGACGAGCCCGGGTGCCCGACCGCAGCACAGCGGTCAGACACCCGGGCCGCTATGTACGCTCCCTTATGATTTCCACGCCTTGGGCGACCAGCTCGTCGAGCACTGTGTCGCCCTCGTCCTCCACGTCGGTGACGATCGCGGTGACCTCGTCGAGCGGGAGGACGCGGTAGCGAGAGGCGGTACCGATCTTCTCCGCGCTCGCGAGGACGTAGGTGTCGGCGGCCCGGCCGGCCAGCACGCGCTTCATCGCTGCCTCGTCGGCGTCCGCGGTGGTCAGGCCGGCGCTCGGGTGCACGCCGGTAACGCCGAGAAGGAAGACCTCCGCGCTGATCTGCGCCGCAGCCTCCGCCGCCGCGGCGCCGCAGGTCACCGCGGAGTGCTTGAAGAGCCTGCCGCCGAGCAAGAAGACCTCGGCCGCGTGATCGAGCAGCGCGGCGGCAATGGTCGGGCTGTGCGTGATCACCGTGCATTCCAGCGTGCGCGGCAGCGCGTCGACCACAGCCCGGGTCGTGGTCCCGCCGTCGAGGATGACCGTGCCGCCCGGATGGCTGAGCGTGGCCGCCGCCGCGGCGACACGACGCTTGCTGTCCAGGGCGACGGCGGTGCGGGCGGCGTAGTCGATGACCGCCGGGGATGCGGGCAAAGCGCCGCCGCAGACCCGTACGGCGAGCCCGGCCGCGTCGAGTTCGCGCAGGTCGCGCCGGATGCTGTCGGGCGAAATACCCAGCTCGGCGGCGAGGTCCTTGGCCACCACGCGCCCGTCCCGGCTCAGGCGTTCGAGCAGTAGATCCTTGCAGATCGGCGAATGGGTGGCGCTGCCGGTGCTGGAGAGCGCCGGGCCGAGCGGCCCCGCGGACCCCCTGGCCGCGCAGGTGATGTACCCGACCGCCGAGCGGCTGCTCCAGCACTGCGACGCCGTGCTGCGCCTGCCTGGCGAGTCCCGTGGCGCCGATCAGGACGTCGCGATCGCCCGCGAACGCGGCATCCCGGTCTACACCTCGCTCGACCAGATCCCTCGCGCCGAGTCGTGAGAACCGCCGGGTGAAACCCCCGTATCCCGGATAAAATAGCCGCACGCGCGGAGTGAGCGGGGCCGGCGCCCGGGTCGCGGCGCGCGACCCATCCCGACGTGAGGAAGCGGGCACCTCGATGGCGGCGGATACGGGAGACGGCGAGGCCGGCGCACGGCGGGCCGACGCTGCCGCGGCGCCCGGCGAGGCCCGGGAGCCGGCGGTCGACGAGTCGGAGCTCGACCGCATCTGCCTGCACAACCTGCTCTCCGCCAGCGCGGACAACATCTACTTCAAAGACCGCGACTCGAACTTCCTGCGCGCGAGCGCCAGCGCCGCCGCGTACACCGGCGCGAAGGATCCGGCCACGATGATCGGCCGGCCGGCGTCCGCGTACTTCACCGAGGAGCAGGCGGCGGCCACCGTCGAGATCGAGCAGATGATCATGCGCACCGGGACCGCGGTCACCGACCACGAGGAATCGCACATGCGCTCGCCCACGGGCGACGAGGTGTGCCTGAGCACGAGCAAGCAGCCGCTGCGCGACTTCGACGGCCGGATCATCGGCACCTTCGGCATCAGCCGCGACATCACCGCCCGCAAGAACGCCGAGAGCGAGCTGGTCGCGCGCACGGCCGAGCTGGACCGGGTCGGCCGGGAGCTCAGGATGCTGATCGACACCAGCCCGGACCCGATGTCCCGGTTCGACCGGGAGCTGCGCTGCTCCTACGCGAACCCGGCGGCGGCGGAGCTGACCGGGCTCTCGCTGGACGCGATCCTGGGCCACACCATCGGTGAGATGGGCTTCTCCGCGCAGTTCACCCGGGACTGGGACGACGCGCTGCGGGAGGTGCTGGAGACCGGCGCCGGGGTGGAACGGGAACTGAGTCTGCTGGCGGGGGGCCGGGAGATCTTCCTCAACACCCGCTTCGTACCCGAGGTGACCGAGGAGGAGGGCCGGGTCCGCAGCATCCTGACGGTGAGCCGGGACCTGACCGAGCGGCGGCGGATCGAGCAGGCGCTGGCCGAGCGGGCCGTACGCGATCCGCTCACCGGCCTGCCCAACCGCACCCTGCTGGTGAGCCGGATCAAGCAGGCGATCGAGCTGGACGCCGACCGCGGCCGGCTCGCCCTGCTCTTCCTCGACCTGGACCGGTTCAAGCTGGTCAACGACGGGCTCGGGCACGCCGTCGGGGACGAGCTGCTCACCGCCGTGGCCGGCCGGCTGCGCCAGGCCGTGCGCCGGGGCGACCTGGTGGCGCGCTTCGGCGGAGACGAGTTCGTGGTCCTGTGCGAGAACCTCGAGGACCAGCGGGAGGCGGCCGTGGTCGCCGAGCACGTATGCCAGAGCCTGACCCCGCCGTTCTCCTGCGCCGGCAAGCAGGTCCACATGAGCGCGAGCATCGGCATCGCGCTGTCCGAAGGCCGCTCGAGCACGGCGGATTCGCTGCTGCGCGACGCCGACGCGGCGATGTACGAGGCGAAGGCCTCGGAGAGTGCCACCGGCGGCTACCGCTTCTTCGCGCCCGCGGCCCGCAAGACGGTCGTGCGCCGGGTGGACCTGGAACACGAGCTGCGCCGCGCCGGCGAGCAGAGCGAGTTCGAACTCGTCTACCAACCCGTCGTCGAGCTCGCCGACGGGCGGGTCACCGGCGCGGAAGCGCTCATCCGGTGGCGCCATCCCGAGCGCGGCCTGCTACCGCCGGCCGAGTTCATCGGGATCGCCGAGGACTCCGGCCTCGTCATCCCGATCGGCAGGTGGGCGCTGGAGACCGCCTGCCGGCAACTGGCCGAGTGGGACCGCGCCCAGCCGACCGGCCGGCGGCTGAACATGGCGGTCAACCTCTCCCCCCGGCAGCTTTCGCACGACCCTGACCTGGTCGACGCGGTCGCAAACGCGCTCAGCCGCAACGCCTTGCCGTCGAGCCGGCTGTGCCTCGAAGTCACCGAGACCGCAGTACACCGGGCCTCACCCCTGGCCCGCTCGTCTCTCGAAACCCTGCCGGCGGCCGGCGTGCAGTTCGCGCTCGACGACTACGGCACCGGCTTCTCCTCGCTCGCCCACCTGCGCGACGTCCCGGTCGCCGCACTGAAGGTCGACCGCCTGTTCGTCGCAGGCCTCGGCGCTCGCGGAGACGACGCGATCGTCGTCGCGGTCATCACCCTCGCCCATGCACTCGGCATGAAGGTGGTGGCCGAAGGGGTGGAGACGGCACAGCAGCGCGCCCGCCTGCTGGAGCTCGGTTGCGACTACGGACAGGGCTTCCTCTTCTCCCTGCCGCTCGAGCCGGAGGCGTTCTCGTCTCTCCTCGACGACCCGGCGGGCGCGTGCCTCAACCCGTGAGGCGTCGGCTATCGGATCCGCGCCAAGACCTCCCCTAAGACCCGCAGGTCCGGCCCGCAGGTCCGATCCGTCGGCGCGGTGACTTCCGTCCGGCGGTTCCGTTCAGTTCCGTTTCTTCACCGCGGTGCCCTCCGCCCCGCGGCGGCCGATCCTGCTGCCCGACCCTTGACAGCCCTCTGGCGCGCGGCCACACTGCCCATGGTTACGTAACCATGAACTGAATCAAACACAATCAGACACTCCTCGGTTCGTTTTCCGATCGGAGCAAACATGTCCACTCGTGCAATGTCGCACCGGGTGCATCGGGTACTGACGCGGGTCGTGCTGGTCGCGAGCATGGTCGCGGTGTCGGCGGCGTGGGTCGCCGAGGCGCAGCCGGCTGCGGCGGCGACCAACCAGTTCAAGGGCGTCAACTGGGCAGACACCCGGGACAACTACAACTCCGGGTGGGTGATCCCGGACGGCCTGAGCGCCTCCGACACCTACGCGCAGGTCTACTCGGTCGCGAACACCGACGTGAAGGCCTTCCAGGCCAACCTCGGCGCGAACACCGTACGCCTGCCGATCAACCCCCCGTCCGTCAGCCAAGCGTGGTGGAGCGCCTACCGCGGCGCGATCGACGCGGCGCTGGCCGACGGCATGAAAGTCATCATCGCCTGCTGGACCGAGAGCTCCAGCGTCGGGACGATCACGAACATGTCGGCCTGGCAGAGCATGTGGAGCACGGTCGTCAGCGAGTACGGCAGCAACGCCAACGTGTACTTCGAGCCGCTGAACGAGCCGTACGGATACTCGGCGAGCCAGTGGATCTCCATCGCATCGTCCTGGCTCTCCGAGTTCCCCAGCGTCCCGCACGGGCGCGTGATCGTCGCGGGCACCGGCTACGACGACCACGTGACCAGCGAAGGCGCCTCATCCGCGTTGAGCGGAACCCTGCTATCGCTGCACTACTACAGCACTTGGAACAGCTACACGACCGAATCGGCCTGGGTGTCCGACTTCAACAGCCGCATCGGCGGCTACGCGAGCCGGACGATCGTCACCGAGTTCGGCGCACCCATGACTACCGGCATCAACTATCTGACGAACCATGGCAACGGCCAATACCAGTCGTATCTCGCCGCAGTCACCGACACCGCCCGCACCGACTCGATGGGGTCGGTCTACTGGGCCGGGTTGAAGACCGGCGACTCGTACTCGATGGAGTCCCACAGCGGCAGCAGCCTGTCGAACAACAACGCCTCCGGCGTCACACAGGTCCGCTGGGGCTGGGGGTACTGATTCCATCCCCCGCGCGGCGGCGGCCCGCACGCCGCCGCCGCGCACTCGCCACACCCGCCATACCCGCCACACCCGCACATCGAACCTCAGGGAGACACGAACACCATGAGACTGCCCACGTGGCGCCGCACCGCCGCCCTCGCCGTCGTGACCGGCCTGCTCGCCATCGGCGTGACCGCGACCGCGTCCGGCGCGTCCGGCTCATCGGAACCGGCGGCGAAGTTGGCTCCTGCGGCGCCGAGCAGCTTCGACGGCGTGAACTGGGCCGCCCCGGGCGACAACTACGCCAGCGGCCCGGTCGTGCCGAGCGGATTGAGCACCTCCGACAGCTACGGGACCGTCTACCGGATCACGCAGAGCATGGTCTCCGGCTTCCGCAAGAATCTGGGTGCTGACACGCTGCGGCTGCCGATCAACCCGGCAAGCGTCGGGACCGCGTGGTGGAAGTCCTACCGCGCGACGATCGACGCGGCGACCGCGGCCGGCGACAAGGTCATCCTGAGCTACTGGGACGAGAAGTCCTCGAACGACGGCGTCATCGACGACACCGCCGCCTGGAACCAGATGTGGGACACGGTCACGGCCACGTACCGCAGCAACCCGCGCGTCTTCTTCGAGCCGATGAACGAGCCTTACGGTTATACCGCCGCGCAGTGGATCCAGATCTGCACCCAGTGGCTCGCCGACCGCACCGACATCCCACGCGGCCGCGTCGTGGTCAGCGGCACCGGCTACAACGACAACGTCACCGCCGTCGGCGCGAGCGCGGCGCTGGACGGCACGCTGCTGTCGCTGCACTTCTACGGTTACTGGGCCGATTACACCACCGAAGCCGACTGGATCAACAACCTGCTTCCGCGGATCGGCGGCTACGCCAGCCGTACGATCATCGACGAGGCGGGCTCCCCGATGACGATCGGCTTGAACTACGGGGCGCACAACGGAAACGTCTCCACCGCTTATCTGGCCGCGACCACGGACATCGCCCGCGGCATGGGTATGGGTCTGGTCTACTGGCCCGGCCTGCGCACCGGGGACTCCTACTCGATCGAGAGCGTGAACGCCGACGGCCGTCTGGTGGACAACAGCGCCTCCGGCGTCGCGCAGCTCAAGTGGGGCTACGGCTTCGGCAGCGTTCCGCCAGTCAACGACCAGCCGGCCGCGCCTCCCGGCGTTCAGATCAGCGGCACCGCATCCGGCCGCTGCGTCGACGTGCCGGGCTTCTCGACCACCGCGGGCACGCAGCTCGACCTGTGGGACTGCAACGGCGGCGGCAACCAGACCTGGGACCTGACGAGCACGCACGAGCTCTCCGTCTACGGCGACATGTGCATGCAGGCCGGCACGTCGACTCCCGTGGCGGGCTCGGGCGTAGTCATCGAGAGCTGCACCGGCTCAGCCGCCCAGCAGTGGACCGTCAACACTGACGGCAGCATCGTCAGCTCCGCTGACAGCACGCTGTGCCTCGACACCACGGGCGCGGCCACTGCCGACGGAAGCCTGCTCGACGTCGCCACCTGCGACGGTGCGGCGAGCCAGTCCTGGAAGATGGGCTAGGGGACGCGATGCGCAGGCCGGGCACCGGCGATCTGAAGATCATGGCCGAGTACGAGTGCTACTCGTTCTGGGTGGAGAAGGCGGGATTCCGCGACAACGTCGATCCGGCCTCGCTGGGCGTCCCGAAGGAGTTGGCCGCCGACATCGACACGTGGGAGCGCGCCTACGAGGCGACCTACGTGCCCGATGACCCGGCCAAGTCAGGATTCGCGAACGACGCGGTCGAAGCCGCGTTCAACGCGATCGGCCTGCGCCTCGCAGCCCGGACCGCCGAGGTCCTCGGCCCCGGCTGGACCGTGACGTACTACGACACGCTCGCCAAGGAGCTCGTCGCCGTCTCGAACCCACCGTACAAATCGGCGAGCACGTCGAAGAACACGACGAGCGCCGCTCGATAGGCTGACTCCGAACCCGTGCCGTAGCCGACGACCAGCCCCTGGCTGCCATCGGCAGGCCGTGTGGCGGCGTGGCCCGCGTGCCAGTGCTCTGCCAGACCACTGAGCGCGAGACCGCGCCGCCGCGCCGCCTCGATCACGTCGGCCTCCCCCGGACCGTCCTGCGGCAGCCGCACCAGAACATGCTGACCCGCGCTGATGCCCGCCGCGCCGAGTCTGGGCAATCGCGCGAGCCCTTCGATCAGCGCGTCTCGACGCCGACGGTAGCGCGCGCGGCCGAGGCGGATCTGCCGGTCGTACGCGTGACTGTTGATCAGCTCCGCTAGCGTGAGCTGGCCAGGCGCCTCCACCTGCAGCGTCGTCAGCCGCAACTGCTCGATCACCGGGTCCACGAGCGTGGCGGGGAGCACCAGCCAACCTAGGCGCAGTGCGGGCGCGAGCGCCTTCGCGCAAGTGCCCGCGTAGACGACGTGCTCGTGATCCATCCCCTGCAACGCGCCGACCGGCTGCCGGCCGTAGCGGAACTCCCCGTCGTAGTCGTCCTCGATCACGACTCCGCCGCTCGACCTCGCCCATTCGATCAGCAGCCTGCGCCGGGCGGGTGCCAGCGTCACACCGGACGGGTACTGGTGGGCCGGAGTCACGACCACCGCGGCACAGTTCGGGGACCGTCGGCCAGAGCCGAGACCGGAGACGTCGGCGCCATCGCCGTCGACGGGCAGCGCGACGATCTCTCGACTTGCGTTCGTCACGATCTCGCGGTGGAACGGCAGGCACGGATCCTCCATCCCGAATGCACCGGGACCCAGCGCACGCGCCAGCAAGCTCAGGCCCTGTACATACCCTCCGACCACGACGATCCGCTCCGGGCTTGCCGCGACCCCCCGCGCCCGGCCGAGATAGTCGGCGAGCGACGCGCGCAGCTCGGGTCGCCCGCGCAGGTCACCGGCGTACCCGAAGGCCGAGGACGGCGCCGCGTTCAGCGCTCGGCGCGCCGCCCGCAGCCACACCTCGACCGGAAACGCCGTCACATCCGGCGTCCCCGGCACAAGATCGTGCGGCAGCGGTGCCACGGAACGCGCGGACCGGCGGGTCCCGGCGTCCGGCACGTGCGCGACCGTCGTGCCCGAACCATGCCGCGCCAGCAGATACCCCTCCGCCACCAGCTGGTCGTACGCCGCACTCACCGTCCCCCGCGAAAGGCCCAGCTCGGCCGCCAGCACCCGCGTCGCCGGCAACCGGCTACCCGCCGCGAGCCGTCCCGAGCGGATCGCGGACCGCAGCGCGCGCTCCAACCCGTCCCGCCGACCCTCCCCGGCCGCGAGGTCGAGATGCAGGTCAACGCCCGACCCCGTAGAAGTGGACCAATCCTTGCGCATAGAAGTGGACCTTAGCATCGGTCCACTCCGCGCGTAGATTCGAAGACATGACAACGAACACGAACACCGCCGCGACCGCCGCCTACGTCCCAGCCCCGGCCCAACGCGTGGCCGCCGACAAGCTCGCCCCCGCCGCCATGCGCGCCATGAACGCCCTGGACAAGGCCACCGCCGAATCAGGGCTCGAGAGCGGACTCAAGGAGCTGGTCCGTGCCCGCGCCTCCCAGATCAACGGCTGCGCCTACTGCGTCGAGACGCACCTGACCGACGCCCTGTCCGGCGGGGAGCAGCAGCGCCGCGTCCTGCTCCTTCCGGTCTGGCGCGAGACGGGCCTGTTCACCGCCCGGGAACGTGCCGCGCTCGACCTGACCGAGGCCGTCACCCGGCTCTCCGACGGGCCCGTCACGGACGAGGTGTGGGCCGCGGCCGCCCGCGAGTTCGAGGACACCGAACTGGCCGAGCTGGTCTGGCTGATCACCACTATCAACGCCTGGAACAGGGTGAACGTTGCAGCACATGTCTGGCCAGTTGACTAAGCCGGCAGTGCGCCGACGGGGAGCGTCGCAGAAAAATGATTTTCTCCGGTGATCCGACCGCGCCTTGATCGGCCCATGCCGCGAGGAACGGGCGTGATCATGGATGCCAGCCGGCTGCCGTCTCCGTCGACGCGGTGGGCGATACCCAACCTCATCGGCTCCTCCTTCGCACAGGCGCCGGCCGTGACCACGCTCACCGCGGTCACGGCCGCCCTCGCCGGCGCGGCGCCGGTCGGCAGCACCATGGCCATCGGCGAACTCGTGGACGGACCCACCTCGGCGATCGGCCATGGCGTCGCCATCCATCAGACATCTCGAGGATCCCGGGTACATCAGCCGGTTCGGGCGGGCCCGCGGCGACGGCACCATGGACATGCCCCCAGGTGAGGCGATCTTCGGCGAGCTATTCCGCCTCCAAGCCCGTTACTTCGTCTGGACGAAACCAGCGCTATGCCCTCGTAAGCATGCTCACCCGACGAACGACTCGGCATCGACCACCCCAGGCCTATCCGCCAGGTCCATCCGCCACACGTTCGAGGGCATGAAATGACCCTTGGGGTACTCGAACTCGCACTCCTCGACGAGTACGAACCCCGCCTTGCGGCAGACCGCGTTCGATGCGAGGTGGTCTATTGAGGGAAACGCTTGTAGAAAACGGTGCCTGCCGTCGGCTTTAGCCTTCCCGACGACCGCGCCGGTCGCCGCTACCGCCAGGCCGCGCCCCTGGAACTCCGGCAGGATCCCATAGCCAGTC
This genomic window from Actinospica robiniae DSM 44927 contains:
- a CDS encoding DeoR/GlpR family DNA-binding transcription regulator, whose amino-acid sequence is MVAKDLAAELGISPDSIRRDLRELDAAGLAVRVCGGALPASPAVIDYAARTAVALDSKRRVAAAAATLSHPGGTVILDGGTTTRAVVDALPRTLECTVITHSPTIAAALLDHAAEVFLLGGRLFKHSAVTCGAAAAEAAAQISAEVFLLGVTGVHPSAGLTTADADEAAMKRVLAGRAADTYVLASAEKIGTASRYRVLPLDEVTAIVTDVEDEGDTVLDELVAQGVEIIRERT
- a CDS encoding sensor domain-containing protein yields the protein MAADTGDGEAGARRADAAAAPGEAREPAVDESELDRICLHNLLSASADNIYFKDRDSNFLRASASAAAYTGAKDPATMIGRPASAYFTEEQAAATVEIEQMIMRTGTAVTDHEESHMRSPTGDEVCLSTSKQPLRDFDGRIIGTFGISRDITARKNAESELVARTAELDRVGRELRMLIDTSPDPMSRFDRELRCSYANPAAAELTGLSLDAILGHTIGEMGFSAQFTRDWDDALREVLETGAGVERELSLLAGGREIFLNTRFVPEVTEEEGRVRSILTVSRDLTERRRIEQALAERAVRDPLTGLPNRTLLVSRIKQAIELDADRGRLALLFLDLDRFKLVNDGLGHAVGDELLTAVAGRLRQAVRRGDLVARFGGDEFVVLCENLEDQREAAVVAEHVCQSLTPPFSCAGKQVHMSASIGIALSEGRSSTADSLLRDADAAMYEAKASESATGGYRFFAPAARKTVVRRVDLEHELRRAGEQSEFELVYQPVVELADGRVTGAEALIRWRHPERGLLPPAEFIGIAEDSGLVIPIGRWALETACRQLAEWDRAQPTGRRLNMAVNLSPRQLSHDPDLVDAVANALSRNALPSSRLCLEVTETAVHRASPLARSSLETLPAAGVQFALDDYGTGFSSLAHLRDVPVAALKVDRLFVAGLGARGDDAIVVAVITLAHALGMKVVAEGVETAQQRARLLELGCDYGQGFLFSLPLEPEAFSSLLDDPAGACLNP
- a CDS encoding glycoside hydrolase family 5 protein, coding for MSTRAMSHRVHRVLTRVVLVASMVAVSAAWVAEAQPAAAATNQFKGVNWADTRDNYNSGWVIPDGLSASDTYAQVYSVANTDVKAFQANLGANTVRLPINPPSVSQAWWSAYRGAIDAALADGMKVIIACWTESSSVGTITNMSAWQSMWSTVVSEYGSNANVYFEPLNEPYGYSASQWISIASSWLSEFPSVPHGRVIVAGTGYDDHVTSEGASSALSGTLLSLHYYSTWNSYTTESAWVSDFNSRIGGYASRTIVTEFGAPMTTGINYLTNHGNGQYQSYLAAVTDTARTDSMGSVYWAGLKTGDSYSMESHSGSSLSNNNASGVTQVRWGWGY
- a CDS encoding ricin-type beta-trefoil lectin domain protein codes for the protein MRLPTWRRTAALAVVTGLLAIGVTATASGASGSSEPAAKLAPAAPSSFDGVNWAAPGDNYASGPVVPSGLSTSDSYGTVYRITQSMVSGFRKNLGADTLRLPINPASVGTAWWKSYRATIDAATAAGDKVILSYWDEKSSNDGVIDDTAAWNQMWDTVTATYRSNPRVFFEPMNEPYGYTAAQWIQICTQWLADRTDIPRGRVVVSGTGYNDNVTAVGASAALDGTLLSLHFYGYWADYTTEADWINNLLPRIGGYASRTIIDEAGSPMTIGLNYGAHNGNVSTAYLAATTDIARGMGMGLVYWPGLRTGDSYSIESVNADGRLVDNSASGVAQLKWGYGFGSVPPVNDQPAAPPGVQISGTASGRCVDVPGFSTTAGTQLDLWDCNGGGNQTWDLTSTHELSVYGDMCMQAGTSTPVAGSGVVIESCTGSAAQQWTVNTDGSIVSSADSTLCLDTTGAATADGSLLDVATCDGAASQSWKMG
- a CDS encoding PLP-dependent aminotransferase family protein, with amino-acid sequence MRKDWSTSTGSGVDLHLDLAAGEGRRDGLERALRSAIRSGRLAAGSRLPATRVLAAELGLSRGTVSAAYDQLVAEGYLLARHGSGTTVAHVPDAGTRRSARSVAPLPHDLVPGTPDVTAFPVEVWLRAARRALNAAPSSAFGYAGDLRGRPELRASLADYLGRARGVAASPERIVVVGGYVQGLSLLARALGPGAFGMEDPCLPFHREIVTNASREIVALPVDGDGADVSGLGSGRRSPNCAAVVVTPAHQYPSGVTLAPARRRLLIEWARSSGGVVIEDDYDGEFRYGRQPVGALQGMDHEHVVYAGTCAKALAPALRLGWLVLPATLVDPVIEQLRLTTLQVEAPGQLTLAELINSHAYDRQIRLGRARYRRRRDALIEGLARLPRLGAAGISAGQHVLVRLPQDGPGEADVIEAARRRGLALSGLAEHWHAGHAATRPADGSQGLVVGYGTGSESAYRAALVVFFDVLADLYGGFETATSSLASVS
- a CDS encoding carboxymuconolactone decarboxylase family protein; its protein translation is MTTNTNTAATAAYVPAPAQRVAADKLAPAAMRAMNALDKATAESGLESGLKELVRARASQINGCAYCVETHLTDALSGGEQQRRVLLLPVWRETGLFTARERAALDLTEAVTRLSDGPVTDEVWAAAAREFEDTELAELVWLITTINAWNRVNVAAHVWPVD
- a CDS encoding GNAT family N-acetyltransferase, whose product is MATIYVPQVSLEPWSEGDLELLRKTNTPAMTEYLGGPETEEQLVARHRRYLDPDANGNMFRIVLPEGEVVGSTGYWDHEWHGEPAYETGYGILPEFQGRGLAVAATGAVVGKAKADGRHRFLQAFPSIDHLASNAVCRKAGFVLVEECEFEYPKGHFMPSNVWRMDLADRPGVVDAESFVG